Proteins found in one Muntiacus reevesi chromosome 2, mMunRee1.1, whole genome shotgun sequence genomic segment:
- the ZNF599 gene encoding zinc finger protein 599 isoform X2: MLETCSLLVSLGHPVPKAELIHLLEYGPGLWTVKRGLSRNTCTGEKANPKTTQLTASQLALTEEASFEEQVTHGTSRDSWLGQARYQEKLSEMQEGNWRPGADPHKEACLKKLSHKHDDFVTDDSLCLGVLPEQVTIQDALHECDSQEPGKDLVVDVRNNLYKCKECGKDFSKNWALIRHQQIHAGVKPYECGECGKASRYMADFIRHMRFHTGEKPYKCIECGKAFKRRSHLTEHQRIHTGDKPYECKECGKAFTHRSSFIQHNMTHTSEKPFLCKECGKTFYYSSSFAQHMRIHTGKKLYECSKCGKAFTHRSTFIQHNMTHTGEKPFLCKECGKAFCLNSSFTQHMRIHTGEKPYECSECGKAFTHRSTFIRHKRAHTGEKPFECKECGKAFCDSSSLIQHMRIHTGERPYECSECGKAFTHHSVFIRHNRTHSGKKPLECKECAKAFYYSSSFTRHMRIHTGEKPYVCKECGKAFTQPANFVRHNRIHTGEKPYECKECEKAFCDSFALTQHVRTHTGEKPFECGECGKAFSHSSSFTHHQKIHTRV, translated from the coding sequence GTGAAAAAGCAAaccccaagaccacacagcttACTGCTTCTCAGCTGGCCCTCACTGAGGAAGCCTCTTTTGAGGAACAAGTGACACATGGCACCTCAAGGGATTCCTGGCTGGGGCAAGCAAGGTATCAGGAAAAACTGTCAGAAATGCAGGAAGGGAACTGGAGGCCAGGAGCAGATCCCCACAAGGAGGCATGCCTGAAGAAGTTGAGCCATAAACATGATGACTTTGTGACAGATGATAGTCTTTGTTTAGGGGTTTTACCAGAGCAAGTCACTATACAAGATGCTCTGCATGAATGTGATTCCCAAGAACCAGGAAAAGACCTGGTTGTTGATGTAAGGAATAACCTCTATAAGTGCAAGGAATGTGGAAAAGATTTTAGCAAGAATTGGGCCCTTATTCGGCATCAACAGATTCACGCTGGAGTGAAGCCTTATGAATGCGGTGAATGTGGGAAAGCTTCTCGTTATATGGCAGACTTCATTCGACATATGAGGTTTCATACTGGGGAAAAGCCGTACAAGTGTATCgagtgtgggaaagccttcaaacGCAGGTCTCACCTCACAGAGCACCAGCGTATTCACACTGGAGATAAACCCTATGAATGCAAAGAATGTGGTAAAGCTTTCACCCATCGCTCCTCTTTCATCCAGCATAATATGACTCACACTAGCGAAAAACCATTTTTGTGCAAGGAATGTGGGAAAACCTTTTACTACAGCTCCTCCTTCGCTCAACATATGAGGATTCACACTGGAAAGAAACTCTATGAGTGCAGCAAATGTGGAAAGGCCTTCACTCACCGCTCCACTTTTATCCAACATAATATGACCCACACGGGAGAAAAACCCTTTTTGtgcaaagaatgtggaaaagctttcTGCCTCAACTCATCCTTTACTCAACACATGAggattcacactggagagaaaccctatgagTGCAGTGAGTGTGGAAAAGCCTTTACTCATCGATCTACTTTCATCCGGCATAAGAGGgcacatactggagagaagccctttGAGtgcaaagaatgtggaaaagcgtTTTGTGACAGTTCTTCCTTAATTCAACACATGAGGATTCACACTGGTGAGAGACCCTATGAATGCAGTGAATGTGGAAAGGCCTTTACACACCATTCTGTTTTTATCAGACACAATAGGACCCATAGTGGGAAAAAGCCTTTGGAGTGTAAAGAATGTGCAAAAGCCTTTTACTATAGCTCTTCCTTTACTCGACACATGAGGATTCACACTGGGGAAAAGCCTTATGTATGCAAAGAATGTGGAAAGGCTTTTACCCAACCTGCAAATTTTGTTCGGCATAATAGGATccacactggagaaaagccctaTGAGTGCAAAGAATGTGAGAAGGCCTTTTGTGACAGCTTTGCCTTAACTCAACATGTGAgaactcacactggagagaaaccctttGAATGTGGtgaatgtgggaaggccttcagCCACAGTTCATCCTTCACTCACCATCAAAAGATTCACACCAGAGTTTAG